From the genome of Streptomyces sp. SID8374:
GGCATGGAGCTGCGCGTAGAGGTGGCCGGGGACGCGATCGTCGCCGCCACCGTCGTGCTCCGCGACAGCGCGGTCCAGCTGCAGGCCTTCGCGGCCCCCAAGCGGCAGGGCATCTGGGGCGAGGTCCGTGAGGAGATCGCCTCCGGCATCACCCAGCAGGGCGGCATCATCGACGAGGTCGAGGGCCCGCTGGGCTGGGAGCTGCGCGCGCAGGTCCCCGTACAGCTCCCGGACGGCACCAACGGTGTCCAGCTGGTGCGGTTCGTCGGCGTCGACGGCCCCCGCTGGTTCCTGCGCGGGGTCATCTCGGGCCAGGGCGCGGTCCAGCCGGAGGCCGCGGGCCTGCTGGAGACGATCTTCCGGGACACCGTGGTGGTCCGCGGGGAGGGCCCGATGGCCCCCCGCGACCCGATCGTCCTGAAGCTCCCCAACGATGCCCAGATGGTGCCCGAGGGTGTCCAGCAGGAGGAGCAGGAGGGCTCGAAGTTCTCCGGCGGCATGGGCCAGCTCCAGCGCGGACCGGAGATCACCGAGGTCCGCTAGCGGTACAGAGCGGTACGTCACCACAGCATCGCGGCCGGTGGGCCGCACCCCTTCCCGGGGTGCGGCCCACCGGCCTTTCCGCGTCTCCCGTCCCGTCCCGGCCCGGCCCGGTCCGCCGGCCGAGGGCGCGTATGGGGCGCGTATCGGGCACGTACGAGGAACATCAAGAGCCGG
Proteins encoded in this window:
- a CDS encoding DUF3710 domain-containing protein, whose translation is MFGRRKKSGSAEDAADEVRETEQVADEGTDGAAAGARRTNLPPAPRPDGPWDISEVSQPGEGRVDLGGIFVPGVEGMELRVEVAGDAIVAATVVLRDSAVQLQAFAAPKRQGIWGEVREEIASGITQQGGIIDEVEGPLGWELRAQVPVQLPDGTNGVQLVRFVGVDGPRWFLRGVISGQGAVQPEAAGLLETIFRDTVVVRGEGPMAPRDPIVLKLPNDAQMVPEGVQQEEQEGSKFSGGMGQLQRGPEITEVR